Sequence from the Lysobacter capsici genome:
TTCCCGCATCGTCCAAAGGACGATACCGAACGTTCACCGGATAACCGCGACCCTCGACGCTGACCACCGGCGCGCCGTCGAAATGCGCGGCGAAACGCTCGGTGTCGATGGTCGCCGAGGTGACGATGATCTTCAGGTCGCCGCGCTTTTTCAGCAGTTGCTTGAGATAGCCCAGCAGGAAATCGATGTTGAGGCTGCGTTCGTGCGCCTCGTCGATCAGGATCGTGTCGTAGGCCGACAGCCAGCGGTCGGACTGGATTTCGGCCAGCAGGATGCCGTCGGTCATGAACTTGACCGCGGTGCGTTCGCCGACGTTGTCGTTGAAGCGGACCTGATAGCCGACCACTTCGCCGAGCGGGGTATTGAGCTCCTCGGCCACGCGCCGCGCGACCGCGCGCGCGGCGATGCGGCGCGGCTGGGTGCAGCCGATCATGCCGGCGGCGCCGCGGCCGGCGGCCAGGCACAGCTTGGGCAACTGGGTGGTCTTGCCCGAACCGGTCTCGCCGGCGATCACCACCACCGGATGCTTGCGAATCAGCTCGACGATGCGATCGGCCTCGGCCGCGATCGGCAGCGCCGGATCGGCCGGCACCCGCGGCAGCGACGCCGCGCGCGCTTCGCGCTGCGCGACCGAGGCCGCCAAGGCCTGCGCGAACGCCGCCTGCGCCTGCGCGTCGGCGGGCTTGCCGCTCCAGCGCGACCACAGGCCGTGCAGGCGGCCGCGATCGCGGCTCAATGCGCCGTCGATCGCGTTGCGCGCCTGCCGTAACGCGACGCTAGCATCCGCGTGGCTAGACTGGTGTTTGGAATTGCTGGTGTTCATCGATAGATCGTTTGCATCGCAGCGCAAGGAACAAACCATTTCACATCGCGGTCGACAGCGCCTATTGTCGCCGCAGTGTCCGACGCGAGCGTCGGAACCCTTTCGATTCGATACCGGCCCACCGGAGCGCTTGAAATCCGGGGCCCGCGTCGAAACGTATTGAACTTCGGCGCGCGCGCCGAAGCGTTCTGCCACCGTCCCGCCTCACCATCCCGCACTGGAGTAAAGGAGTCCCCCATGGCCAAGGTCAGCAAGCCCGGAAAACCGGACAAATCCTCGTCCAAGAAGTCCGCGTCCCCGTCGTCGTCGAACAGCCCGGCCGCGTCGCCCGCCGCCGGCAGCAGCGCGCCCTCGATCGATATTGGGATTTCGCCGGGCGATCGCAAGAAGATCGCCGAAGGTCTGTCGCGCTTTCTGGCCGACAGCTACACCTTGTACCTGAAAACCCACAATTTCCATTGGAACGTGACCGGGCCGATGTTCAACGCCCTGCACGTCATGTTCGAAACCCAGTACACCGAGCAGTGGACCGCGCTGGACGACATCGCCGAGCGGATCCGCGCGCTGGGCTTCAACGCGCCGGGCTCGTACGCCGAATTCGTCAAGCTCAGCTCGATCCCGGAGGAAGCCGGCCTGACCGAAGCCGCCGATTGGCGCGAAATGGTCCGCCAGCTGGTGGTCGGCAACGAAGCGGTATGCCGCACTGCGCGCAAGGTACTCGACCAGGCCGACGACGTCGATGACGCGCCGACCGAGGACCTGCTGACCCAGCGCCTGCAGACCCACGAGAAGTATGCGTGGATGCTGCGTTCGCTGCTGCAGTAATCGCGATCTGGCGGTAACCCGGCGGGCGCGGCGATGGCCGCGCCCGTTGCGTTTGCGGGGTTTGGCGTGTTCGCGGGCGACCCAGGCGAGCGCTCATCACGGGCCGTCATCCCGCCAGCGCGCGCGCCGAACGGCGGCGGCGCTGAAGCCCGGCGCTCCGCGCTCGGGCCTGCAGTCCGGCCGCCAGCCCGAGCCCGCGGCACATTCCGACCGCGGCGCAGGCCGAGCCCCGAATCCTCGACGCCGCAATCGCCGACCACCCGCGACGCCGGTTTCCGACCGGTCCGCGAACCGGCCCGGTTAAACTAGCCTCATGCCTTCCCCCGCACTCGAGTTACTGCACCGCGTTTTCGGCCATACCGCGTTCCGCGGCGAACAGGCGCAGATCGTCCAGCACGTGATCGACGGCGGCGACGCCCTGGTGCTGATGCCCACCGGCGGCGGCAAGTCGCTGTGCTACCAGATTCCCTCGCTGATCCGCGAAGGCTGCGGCCTGGTGGTCTCGCCGCTGATCGCGCTGATGCAGGACCAGGTCGAGGCGATGCGCCAGCTCGGCGTGCGCGCGGCCTATCTCAATTCCACCCTGAGCAGCGAGGACGCGGCCGAGGTCGAGCGCCAGTTGCTGGCCGGCGAGCTCGATCTGCTCTACGTCGCGCCCGAGCGCCTGCTCAGCGGCCGCTGCCTGAACCTGATCGACCGCGCCAAGATCGCCCTGTTCGCGATCGACGAGGCGCACTGCGTATCGCAATGGGGCCACGACTTCCGCCCCGAATACCGCGAACTGACCATCCTGCACGAGCGCTGGCCCGACATCCCGCGCATCGCCCTGACCGCCACCGCCGACGAGCCGACCCAGCGCGAGATCGCCGAGCGGCTGACGTTGGAGGACGCGCGCCGCTTCGTCAGCTCGTTCGACCGTCCCAACGTGCGCTACCGCGTGGTGCACAAGGACAACGGCACCCGTCAGCTGCTCGATTTCCTCGCCGGGCATCGCGACGAAAGCGGCATCGTCTATGCGTTCTCGCGCAAGCGGGTGGAATCGGTGGCCGAGCAATTGGCCGCCGCCGGGATCAAGGCCCTGCCCTACCACGCCGGCATCGACGCAGGCGTGCGCGCCGCCAACCAGCGCCGTTTCCTGCAGGAAGACGGCGTGGTGATGGTCGCGACGATCGCCTTCGGCATGGGCATCGACAAACCCGACGTGCGTTTCGTCGCCCACATCGACCTGCCCAAGTCGATCGAAGGCTATTACCAGGAGACCGGACGCGCCGGCCGCGACGGCGAACCGGCCGAAGCCTGGCTGTGCTACGGCCTGGGCGATGTGGTCAATCTGCGCCAGCTCATTCAACAGGGCGAAGCCGGCGAGGAACGCAAGCGTCTTGAGCTGCGCAAGCTGGATTCCTTATTGGGCTTCTGCGAATCCACCGAATGCCGGCGCAAGGCGCTGCTCGGGTGGTTCGGCGAGCCGCATCCGGGCAACTGCGGCAACTGCGACAACTGCATGGAGCCGCCGCAGAGTTGGGACGGCACCACCGCCGCGCGCAAGGCGCTGTCGTGCGTGTACCGCACCGGCCAGCGCTTCGGCGCCGGTCATGTGATCGACGTGCTGCGCGGCACCGCGACCGAGAAAGTCACCCGTTTCGGTCACGAAGCGCTGAGCACCTTCGGCATCGGCAGCGATCTGGACGTCAAGCAGTGGAGCAGCGTGTTCCGGCAGCTGGTCGCCGCCGGCCTGCTGGAAGCCGACATCGAACGCCACGGCGCGCTGCGCCTGACCGCCGACAGCGCGCCGGTGCTGCGCGGCGAACGCGAGCTGCGCTTTCGCACCGAAGCGCCCAAGGCCGCGCGCGCCAGCACCCGCAAGACCCGCGGCGGCGCGGGCGCGGCGCCGATGATCGACATGGACCCGGCCTCGCTGCTGCGCTTCAACGCCCTGCGCGAATGGCGCTCGACCACCGCGCGCGAACAGAACGTGCCGGCCTATGTGATCTTCCACGACAGCACCTTGCGCGCGATCGCCGAGCAGGCGCCCGACGACCTCGACGACCTTGGCCGCATCCCCGGCATCGGCGTGAGCAAACTCGATCGCTATGGCGAGGCGGTGTTGCAGCATTTGCTCGATCACGGCTGAGGCGGCGATCCCGGAGTCGGCGCGCGGTCAGTTAGGCGGAAGCGAGCGCGGGAGCGTCGCAAGTCGAGGCAGCCGCTGCGACCTCAGAGCCGCGACGCAAGCGCGATGACGCGGTCGCGGCTCGCGCCGCTCCTACAGGGGGCGACCGCGGCTTCATTGCTCGCTGTAGGAGCGCCGCAAGTCGCGACCGCGACCTCACAGCCGCGATGCAAGCGCGATGGCGCGGTCGCGGCTCACGCCGCTCCTACAGGGGGGCGGCCGCGGCTTCGTTTCGCACTGTAGGAGCGGCGTGAGCCGCGACCGCGACACAACGGCTACGTCGCAACCAACACGAACGGCGACGGCAACAGCGGCAACGGCCACAACTGAAACGACAACGACAACAACCGCAACGCCGCCCTACTGCAGCTGATACGAGAAATTCAAATTCCACCGCGGCTTGCGATCGTCGGTCTCCAGCGGAATATCCGCGGTCGGCTTGGCGTAGGCGAAGTCGACGTTGAAATGCTTGTTGTCGGACAACCGCAATCCCAGCGCGACGCTACCCAGGTCGTCGATCGGCGGGCGGCCCTCGGTCAGGGAAACCCGCGCGTGCTGCACGCTCAGATACGGGGTCACCGACTTGAGCCATTTGGCCTTGGGACGGAAGTTGCGGCTCAGCTCCAGCGCCGCGCCCCAGCCGCGGTCGCCCGAGGTTTCGCCGGGGTCGTAGGCCAGGGCGAAACGGCTGCCGCCGAAGCTGATCTGCTCCGACGACGGCAGGCGCTGGCGGCTGTACTGCGCGGTCGCGCGCAGCACCGCGGCGTAGCGCTGTTCCTTCCAGGTGCGGCTTTGCGCGTACCCCAGGTTGTAGCGGGTGAACGACACGTCGCTGGCGCCGGCCACGTCGACGCCGTCGATGTTGGTGACGGTGTCGGCCGACGCGCCCCAGGTGTCGAGCCCGCGCGCGACCGAAATGCTCGCCTGGCGCGCGTGGTTCTTCTTGGCCTCGGCGTAGTCCAGCCCCGCGGTCACCACCCGGGTCTTGGAGCGCTGGTCGAGCAAGGCGCCGTTGATCGTATTGAAATAACGATCGGACTGATCGGCGGCATACACGCCGGCCGAGACGAACAACGACCGCTCGTTGCGCAACAGCAGCGGATAGCGCGCGCTGATCGCCACCCGGTCCTGTTCGACCCGGTGATCGAGAAACGCCGGCAGCGGGGTCTGGGTGACCGGCACGCCGCGATAGCGCGAACCGTCGACCCGGCCGATCCAGCCGTCGCTGCCGATCAGCTGCGAATACCCGGCGCTGTAGAAGCGTTCGTTGCTGCGGCCGTCGGGGTACAGCGCGGCCAGGCTCCATTGCTCGGCCAGCGAGGTCAGCGCATTGAGGTTGAGCGTCGCCAGGCCCTGAGTGCCGGGGTGATTGAATTCCAGCGCCCAGGTGGCGTCGTAGCGCTTGCCGCCGACGTTGAGATCGAGCGAGGTCGCGCCGTCGGTGGTGGTCGGCGCCGGCACGTTGATGGTCATCTTCGCGCCCGGCAGGAAGCCCAGGATCTGCGAATAGCGCTCGAAGGTGCTCTGGCGCAGCGGCCGGTCGTCGACGATGCGCTGGGCGATCGCGCGGATCTTGCGTTCCAGCTTGCCGGGCTTGCCGCCGATGCGGACCTGGGCGACATAGCCCTCGACCGCGACCACGCGCACGGTGCCGTCGGCGAAGTCCTGGGTCGGCACGTAGCAGAACGACAGCGCATAGCCGCGCTCGCGATACAGCTTGGTGCAGGTCTCGGCGGCGCCGAGCAGGTCGGCGACGGTGATCTGCCGGCCGATCAAGGGAATGAACAATCCGGTGACCTGTTCGAACGGCACCGACTTGACCCCGGACACCTCGAACCGGATCGGCGTCAGCGGCACCGCGAGCAAGGCGGCCATTTCCGGATTCTGCTGCGGCGCGACGATGGTGCCGACCTTCGGCTCGGCCTTGGGCAGCGGCGCTTGCGGCAGGGTTTGCAGTGGATTGCCGGTGGTCGGCAATCGTGGCTGAGTCTGAGAATGCGCCGTGGTCGCCGCGAGCATCGCGGTGATCGCCAGCGCCAGTGGATAGCGCTTCCCCCAAAGCCCTGTATCCATGCGGAACCCCTTGTGCCTCGGCGGTGGCTTTCGCCTTTGCTACGCCGGGCCGGTTGTCGTTGTTGTTTTGGTTTGACTCGGGCGAACGGTGGTTCCTGAGGTCGTTCGTGTTTCGGGTGGCTGGCTTGGGCTCCCGTCTGGATCACGGCCCCGGATGCGCGCGGCCGAGGCCGAAAACGCATCCGCAAGCCTTGGGTTGGACTCTACGACCTGTGCGCGCGACGGGAACGGCGCGATGCCGTTCCCGCGCGCCAGATCACATCCGATCAGGGCTTACCGCCCTTTTTGCCCAGCAGGCCGGTGCCGAGCAGGCCACCCTTGCCGCTGTCGTTGCCGAGCACGCCGCCCAACAGGCCGCCGTTGGTGTTATTGAGCCCGGTCGCCCCGGCTACGCCGTTGACGACCGTGCTCAGCCCCTGAGTCACCGGCTGCAGCGGTCCGTTGACCGCCGCGGTCGCACCCGTGCCGACCGTGGTCACGCCACTGCCTACGCCGGCGAGCGCACCGCCGACCAGGCCGGTGACCGGCGCCAGCGGCGTCGAGCCGCCCACGCTGGCCACGCCCGCTCCCACGCCGCCGACCGTGCCGCCCAGACCGGCCACGCCGCTGGTCACGCCCGCCGCGGTCACCCCGACCGGGTTGGCGATGCTGCCGGCGTTGCCCAGTCCCGCGGTGATGCCCGCGCCGACCGTACCGAGATTGTTGCTGACGCCGGTGACCGCGCCGCCGACCAGACCGGCCGCGCCGCCCGGAACCGGAGCGCCGCTGAGCGCGCCGCCGACCGCCGCGCCGGCCGAAGCCACGCCGCCGACCACGCCGCCCGCGCCCTGCGACACGTTGGCGACCAGATTGCCGCCGCCGCTGCCGCCGGTACCGCCGCCGTTGGTCTGGCCCAGCCCCGCGATCGGCGTGAGCACCTTGCTGACCGCGCCGGTCAGCGACTGCCCGGCCGAGCCCTCGAGCACACCGCCGAGCTTGCCGCCGATGTCCTTGACCCCGCCGCCGACGCCCGAGACCAGTCCGCCGGCCGCGCTGGTCAGCGGCTGGATCGGCGAGCCCTGGAACGCGCCGACCGTGGCGACCGTCTTGCCCAGGTCGTCGACCGTGGTGCCGACATTGACCACCAGATTGTCGACCCCGCCGACGGTGGTGCCGACCGGATTGCTGATATTGCCGATCTGGCCCAGGCCGCTGCTGGTCGACAGACCCAGCCCGCTGACCGTCTTGCCCAGGTCGTCGACGACCTTGGCCAGGCCCTGCGTGGTCGGGTTGTTGCCGCCGAGCAAGGCCTGATTGGGAATCTGCGCGCCGAGCGTGCTGACCCCGCCGCCGATGCCGGTGACCAAGTTGCCGGCCACGGTCACGATCGCGCCCAGAGCATTGCCAGGCACGCTGGTGCCGCCGGGACCACCGGGACCGCCCGGATTACCCGGACCGCCGGGGCCACCGGGTCCGCCCGGATTGCCGGGACCGCCCGGGCCACCGGGTCCGCCCGGATTGCCCGGACCGCCGGGGCCACCCGGATTGCCGGGGCCGCCAGGACCACCCGGACCGCCGGGATCGCCCGGGCCACCGGGGCCACCGGGGCCGCCCGGATCGCCGGGGCCGCCGGGACCGCCCGGATTGGGATTGAAGCTGGACTTGACCCCGCCCGAGCCCGAGCAAC
This genomic interval carries:
- a CDS encoding collagen-like triple helix repeat-containing protein codes for the protein MDTRGIRKALSYSLLAACILTVTVSTTGCSGSGGVKSSFNPNPGGPGGPGDPGGPGGPGGPGDPGGPGGPGGPGNPGGPGGPGNPGGPGGPGGPGNPGGPGGPGGPGNPGGPGGPGGTSVPGNALGAIVTVAGNLVTGIGGGVSTLGAQIPNQALLGGNNPTTQGLAKVVDDLGKTVSGLGLSTSSGLGQIGNISNPVGTTVGGVDNLVVNVGTTVDDLGKTVATVGAFQGSPIQPLTSAAGGLVSGVGGGVKDIGGKLGGVLEGSAGQSLTGAVSKVLTPIAGLGQTNGGGTGGSGGGNLVANVSQGAGGVVGGVASAGAAVGGALSGAPVPGGAAGLVGGAVTGVSNNLGTVGAGITAGLGNAGSIANPVGVTAAGVTSGVAGLGGTVGGVGAGVASVGGSTPLAPVTGLVGGALAGVGSGVTTVGTGATAAVNGPLQPVTQGLSTVVNGVAGATGLNNTNGGLLGGVLGNDSGKGGLLGTGLLGKKGGKP
- a CDS encoding ShlB/FhaC/HecB family hemolysin secretion/activation protein; this translates as MDTGLWGKRYPLALAITAMLAATTAHSQTQPRLPTTGNPLQTLPQAPLPKAEPKVGTIVAPQQNPEMAALLAVPLTPIRFEVSGVKSVPFEQVTGLFIPLIGRQITVADLLGAAETCTKLYRERGYALSFCYVPTQDFADGTVRVVAVEGYVAQVRIGGKPGKLERKIRAIAQRIVDDRPLRQSTFERYSQILGFLPGAKMTINVPAPTTTDGATSLDLNVGGKRYDATWALEFNHPGTQGLATLNLNALTSLAEQWSLAALYPDGRSNERFYSAGYSQLIGSDGWIGRVDGSRYRGVPVTQTPLPAFLDHRVEQDRVAISARYPLLLRNERSLFVSAGVYAADQSDRYFNTINGALLDQRSKTRVVTAGLDYAEAKKNHARQASISVARGLDTWGASADTVTNIDGVDVAGASDVSFTRYNLGYAQSRTWKEQRYAAVLRATAQYSRQRLPSSEQISFGGSRFALAYDPGETSGDRGWGAALELSRNFRPKAKWLKSVTPYLSVQHARVSLTEGRPPIDDLGSVALGLRLSDNKHFNVDFAYAKPTADIPLETDDRKPRWNLNFSYQLQ
- a CDS encoding Dps family protein; its protein translation is MAKVSKPGKPDKSSSKKSASPSSSNSPAASPAAGSSAPSIDIGISPGDRKKIAEGLSRFLADSYTLYLKTHNFHWNVTGPMFNALHVMFETQYTEQWTALDDIAERIRALGFNAPGSYAEFVKLSSIPEEAGLTEAADWREMVRQLVVGNEAVCRTARKVLDQADDVDDAPTEDLLTQRLQTHEKYAWMLRSLLQ
- the recQ gene encoding DNA helicase RecQ; the protein is MPSPALELLHRVFGHTAFRGEQAQIVQHVIDGGDALVLMPTGGGKSLCYQIPSLIREGCGLVVSPLIALMQDQVEAMRQLGVRAAYLNSTLSSEDAAEVERQLLAGELDLLYVAPERLLSGRCLNLIDRAKIALFAIDEAHCVSQWGHDFRPEYRELTILHERWPDIPRIALTATADEPTQREIAERLTLEDARRFVSSFDRPNVRYRVVHKDNGTRQLLDFLAGHRDESGIVYAFSRKRVESVAEQLAAAGIKALPYHAGIDAGVRAANQRRFLQEDGVVMVATIAFGMGIDKPDVRFVAHIDLPKSIEGYYQETGRAGRDGEPAEAWLCYGLGDVVNLRQLIQQGEAGEERKRLELRKLDSLLGFCESTECRRKALLGWFGEPHPGNCGNCDNCMEPPQSWDGTTAARKALSCVYRTGQRFGAGHVIDVLRGTATEKVTRFGHEALSTFGIGSDLDVKQWSSVFRQLVAAGLLEADIERHGALRLTADSAPVLRGERELRFRTEAPKAARASTRKTRGGAGAAPMIDMDPASLLRFNALREWRSTTAREQNVPAYVIFHDSTLRAIAEQAPDDLDDLGRIPGIGVSKLDRYGEAVLQHLLDHG